Proteins from one Mycobacterium adipatum genomic window:
- a CDS encoding AAA family ATPase, with product MTSPSGPPQGAGGYAGPAPTQGYPPGTQSAPSPNANLQNEVHTLERALFEVKRIIVGQDQLLERMLVGLLAKGHVLLEGVPGVAKTLAVETFAKVVGGTFARIQFTPDLVPTDIVGTRIYRQGQEEFDIELGPVVVNFLLADEINRAPAKVQSALLEVMAERKISIGGKTFPLPSPFLVMATQNPIEQEGVYQLPEAQRDRFLFKLNVDYPSPEEEREIIYRMGVKPPEPKQILNTGDLLRLQEVAANNFVHHALVDYVVRIVTATREPEKFGMPDAKAWIAYGASPRASLGIIAASRALALVRGRDYVVPQDVVEVIPDVLRHRLVLTYDALADEVSAETVITRIMQTVGLPQVNAIPQQGHSAPVGVPAAAAAGGR from the coding sequence ATGACGTCACCGAGTGGGCCGCCGCAGGGCGCCGGAGGCTACGCAGGCCCGGCCCCGACGCAGGGTTACCCGCCCGGCACGCAGAGCGCTCCGTCCCCGAACGCGAATCTGCAGAACGAGGTGCACACCCTGGAGCGGGCGCTGTTCGAGGTCAAACGCATCATCGTCGGCCAGGACCAGCTGCTGGAGCGCATGTTGGTCGGTCTGCTCGCCAAGGGGCACGTCCTGCTCGAAGGTGTGCCCGGTGTCGCCAAGACGCTGGCCGTGGAGACCTTCGCCAAGGTCGTCGGCGGTACCTTCGCCCGCATCCAGTTCACCCCCGACCTGGTGCCCACCGACATCGTCGGCACCCGCATCTACCGGCAGGGCCAGGAGGAGTTCGACATCGAACTCGGCCCCGTGGTGGTCAACTTCCTGCTCGCCGACGAGATCAACCGGGCGCCGGCCAAGGTGCAGTCCGCCCTGCTCGAGGTGATGGCCGAGCGCAAGATCTCCATCGGCGGCAAGACCTTCCCGCTGCCGTCGCCGTTCCTGGTGATGGCCACCCAGAACCCCATCGAGCAGGAGGGCGTCTACCAGCTGCCCGAGGCGCAGCGGGACCGCTTCCTGTTCAAGCTCAACGTCGACTATCCCTCGCCGGAAGAAGAGCGCGAGATCATCTACCGGATGGGCGTCAAACCGCCCGAGCCCAAGCAGATCCTCAACACCGGGGACCTGCTGCGGCTGCAGGAGGTCGCCGCGAACAACTTCGTGCACCACGCCCTGGTGGATTACGTGGTGCGCATCGTCACCGCGACCCGCGAGCCGGAGAAGTTCGGGATGCCCGACGCCAAGGCGTGGATCGCCTACGGCGCGTCACCGCGTGCCTCGCTGGGCATCATCGCCGCCTCCCGCGCGCTGGCGCTGGTGCGCGGGCGTGACTACGTGGTGCCCCAGGATGTCGTCGAGGTCATTCCGGACGTGCTGCGGCACCGCCTGGTGCTGACCTACGATGCGCTGGCCGACGAGGTGTCCGCCGAGACGGTGATCACCCGGATCATGCAGACCGTGGGTCTGCCGCAGGTGAATGCGATTCCGCAGCAGGGTCATTCGGCGCCTGTCGGGGTGCCTGCCGCGGCGGCGGCCGGCGGTCGGTGA